A part of Helicobacter himalayensis genomic DNA contains:
- a CDS encoding chemotaxis protein: MTQEELDALMNGGEDTLDSLDSAQGEEAQSDSPQDSKIQEEGEFGDVSNYRIEADKKWPPPPPTDDHKVVHQLDDVTKDSEAKGTQIFDQLEIMSSSSDEAVKKNKALKKILQSQEELFNKLCEAFPHIQSFTNALEEVKEAQKLSKEINYSCDDIADACMQAMDLMQYQDIHRQKIERVINVMRALAQYMNSLFEGKIEDSKRVSSAVYIAGDDKADVANDDEIEALIASFGNK, encoded by the coding sequence ATGACACAAGAAGAATTAGACGCATTGATGAATGGTGGGGAAGATACGCTAGATTCTCTTGATAGTGCGCAGGGCGAAGAAGCGCAATCTGATAGTCCTCAAGATTCTAAAATACAAGAAGAGGGGGAGTTTGGTGATGTATCAAATTACCGCATAGAAGCGGATAAGAAATGGCCACCACCGCCACCTACGGACGACCATAAAGTCGTGCATCAGCTTGATGATGTTACAAAAGATTCTGAAGCTAAAGGCACGCAGATTTTTGACCAGCTAGAAATTATGAGTAGCTCTTCAGATGAAGCAGTAAAGAAAAATAAGGCACTTAAAAAGATTTTGCAATCTCAAGAGGAACTTTTTAATAAGCTGTGTGAGGCGTTCCCACATATTCAAAGCTTTACAAACGCGCTAGAAGAGGTGAAAGAAGCGCAAAAACTTTCAAAAGAAATTAATTATTCTTGCGATGATATTGCAGATGCGTGTATGCAGGCAATGGATTTGATGCAGTATCAAGATATCCATAGACAAAAAATCGAGCGCGTGATAAATGTGATGCGTGCGCTCGCGCAATATATGAACTCTCTCTTTGAAGGCAAGATTGAAGATAGTAAGCGCGTGAGTTCGGCTGTGTATATTGCGGGCGATGATAAGGCAGATGTAGCCAATGATGATGAGATAGAAGCACTCATCGCGTCTTTTGGGAATAAGTAG
- the htpG gene encoding molecular chaperone HtpG: MATKHSFQTEITQLLDLMIHSLYSNKEIFLRELVSNASDALDKLSYLTLTDEKLKKLDFSPRIDISFDESKGIITIKDNGIGMNEADLKEHLGVIAKSGTKSFLSQLSGDKKKDSALIGQFGVGFYSAFMVASRVVVQSKKAGEDKAYAWVSEGKGEYEIGECVQEDFGTQITLYLKKDEKHFASRWEIENIIGKYSEHIGFPIFLHYKEMVSEEEGDSAESKDSKKEPKQKEVKQVKQINSAKALWNLPKSELKPEDYKEFYKSFAHDNAEPMRWVHTKVEGNLEYTTLFYFPSKAPFDLYRVDYKSGVKLYVKRVFITDDDKELLPTYLRFVRGVIDSSDLPLNVSREILQQNKILANIKSASTKKILSEISAMTKDENLYKEFYAQFGKVLKEGLYSDYENKEKLLELLRFESNKNAFISLKSYKDSMPKEQKSIYYLLGENKDLLKNSPLLEKFQNKGFEVLLLSDEIDGMVIPMVGEYDKVPLKNISSKDTISEIGDDGVDEKVQKEFEGIIKAFKEALGERVSEVSLTSLMQTNPLSLIKQDDNPMMAQLFAQMGQKMPESKPSVELNINHAIFQKLKNVKDDTKIAKVANLLFDSVLIVEGQSLQSAKDFSTQLNDVLLEWL; this comes from the coding sequence ATGGCAACAAAGCATTCTTTTCAAACTGAAATCACACAACTTTTGGATTTGATGATTCACTCACTCTATTCTAATAAAGAGATTTTTTTGCGCGAGCTTGTAAGCAACGCGTCTGACGCGCTAGATAAGCTTTCTTATCTCACACTCACTGATGAGAAGCTCAAAAAGCTTGATTTTTCCCCACGCATTGACATTAGCTTTGATGAAAGCAAGGGTATTATCACTATTAAAGATAATGGTATAGGTATGAACGAGGCGGATTTAAAAGAGCATTTGGGTGTGATTGCAAAATCCGGAACAAAAAGCTTTCTTTCCCAGCTTAGTGGCGACAAGAAAAAAGACAGCGCACTTATTGGGCAATTTGGCGTGGGTTTTTACTCGGCATTTATGGTGGCAAGTCGTGTCGTAGTGCAAAGCAAAAAAGCTGGCGAAGACAAAGCCTATGCATGGGTGAGTGAGGGCAAAGGCGAATATGAAATCGGTGAATGCGTGCAAGAAGATTTTGGCACACAAATCACGCTTTATCTCAAAAAAGATGAAAAGCACTTCGCCTCACGCTGGGAGATTGAAAATATCATTGGCAAATATTCCGAGCATATTGGATTCCCAATTTTCTTACACTACAAAGAAATGGTGAGCGAGGAAGAGGGGGATTCTGCAGAATCTAAAGATTCTAAAAAAGAACCAAAGCAAAAAGAAGTCAAGCAAGTCAAGCAAATAAACTCTGCCAAAGCCCTTTGGAATCTGCCAAAATCCGAGCTTAAACCAGAGGACTACAAAGAGTTTTATAAAAGTTTCGCGCACGATAATGCCGAGCCTATGCGTTGGGTGCATACAAAGGTAGAGGGAAATTTGGAATACACCACGCTTTTTTATTTCCCATCAAAAGCGCCATTTGATCTCTACCGCGTGGATTATAAAAGTGGTGTAAAGCTATATGTCAAGCGCGTGTTTATCACTGATGATGATAAAGAGTTGCTACCGACATATTTGCGTTTCGTGCGCGGGGTGATAGATTCTAGCGATTTACCTTTAAATGTCAGCCGTGAGATTTTACAACAAAATAAGATTCTAGCAAATATCAAATCCGCCTCGACAAAGAAAATTTTGAGCGAAATTTCTGCGATGACAAAAGACGAGAATCTTTACAAAGAATTTTACGCACAATTTGGCAAAGTGCTTAAAGAGGGGCTTTATAGCGATTATGAAAACAAAGAAAAACTTTTGGAGCTCTTGCGCTTTGAAAGTAATAAAAACGCCTTTATCTCGCTAAAAAGCTATAAAGATTCTATGCCAAAAGAGCAAAAAAGCATTTATTATCTTTTGGGCGAAAATAAGGATTTGTTAAAAAATTCTCCACTCTTAGAAAAGTTCCAAAACAAGGGCTTTGAAGTGCTTTTACTCAGTGATGAAATCGATGGTATGGTGATTCCGATGGTTGGCGAGTATGACAAAGTCCCACTAAAAAACATCAGCTCAAAAGATACAATAAGCGAGATTGGCGATGATGGTGTCGATGAAAAAGTGCAAAAAGAGTTTGAGGGCATTATCAAAGCTTTTAAAGAAGCGTTAGGTGAGCGTGTAAGCGAAGTAAGCCTAACAAGCCTTATGCAAACAAACCCGCTAAGTCTTATCAAGCAAGATGATAATCCAATGATGGCACAGCTTTTCGCACAAATGGGGCAAAAAATGCCAGAATCTAAACCTAGCGTGGAGTTAAACATAAATCACGCGATTTTCCAAAAGCTTAAAAATGTAAAAGATGACACGAAAATAGCAAAAGTGGCAAATCTGCTTTTTGATAGCGTGCTTATTGTCGAGGGACAAAGTCTGCAAAGTGCAAAAGACTTTAGCACGCAGCTTAATGATGTGTTGCTAGAGTGGCTTTAA
- a CDS encoding peroxiredoxin, with amino-acid sequence MLVTKPAPDFTAEAIKADGTFDDNFNLYNNIGKNGAVVFFWPKDFTFVCPSEIIAFDHRVKDFAERGFNVIGVSIDSKEVHFAWRNTPVKEGGIGAVTFPMVSDITKQISRDYDVLFNSAVALRGSFLIDRNKVIRHAVVNDLPLGRNVDEMVRMCDALLHFEAHGEVCPAGWQKGEKGMVANAKGVAEYLSQNADKL; translated from the coding sequence ATGCTAGTAACAAAACCAGCACCGGATTTCACAGCAGAGGCTATCAAGGCAGATGGGACTTTTGATGATAATTTTAACCTTTATAACAATATTGGTAAAAATGGCGCGGTAGTGTTCTTTTGGCCAAAGGACTTTACTTTCGTTTGTCCGAGCGAGATTATCGCATTTGACCACAGGGTGAAAGACTTCGCAGAGCGCGGATTCAATGTGATTGGCGTGTCTATTGACTCTAAAGAAGTGCATTTTGCGTGGAGAAATACACCGGTGAAAGAGGGCGGTATCGGCGCGGTAACTTTCCCTATGGTATCAGATATTACAAAGCAAATTTCACGCGATTATGATGTGCTATTTAATAGCGCAGTGGCGCTACGCGGAAGCTTTTTGATTGATAGAAATAAGGTTATCCGCCACGCGGTGGTAAATGACTTGCCACTTGGTAGAAATGTCGATGAAATGGTGAGAATGTGCGATGCGCTTTTGCACTTTGAAGCACACGGCGAAGTATGCCCAGCAGGCTGGCAAAAAGGTGAAAAGGGTATGGTAGCAAACGCAAAAGGCGTAGCAGAATACCTAAGCCAAAACGCAGACAAACTATAA
- a CDS encoding HAD family hydrolase, with the protein MSKEAVILFDLDGTLIDSTPAIVESFLHAYKVHNAPPPTRDGIVQSIGHTLDSMFAQNGVKSEEIESYVSAYRECYRACMEEGTTLLEGAKEAILQAHSFATLGVVTTKRGDFSAKLLESFGVLEYFAIVLGIEKVEKPKPDSEPILKALEQIGANLGRSIAREKCFMVGDTILDLQAAKNANISGIGVLCGYGSKQSLESFNTPLCKNALEAVAFVKNSLSY; encoded by the coding sequence ATGAGTAAAGAAGCAGTGATTTTATTTGATTTGGACGGGACGCTGATAGATTCTACACCTGCGATTGTGGAGAGCTTTTTACACGCATACAAGGTGCATAATGCCCCACCACCAACAAGGGATGGGATAGTCCAAAGTATCGGACACACACTAGATTCCATGTTTGCGCAAAATGGGGTGAAAAGCGAGGAGATAGAATCCTATGTGAGCGCGTATCGCGAGTGCTATCGTGCGTGTATGGAGGAGGGCACGACATTGCTAGAGGGCGCAAAAGAGGCAATTTTACAAGCACATAGTTTTGCAACTCTTGGCGTGGTGACGACAAAGCGCGGGGATTTTAGCGCGAAACTTTTGGAGAGTTTTGGAGTTTTGGAATATTTTGCGATCGTGCTTGGAATCGAGAAAGTGGAAAAGCCAAAGCCAGATTCTGAGCCGATTTTAAAAGCACTTGAGCAGATTGGGGCAAATTTGGGGCGCAGTATTGCGCGTGAAAAGTGTTTTATGGTAGGCGATACGATTTTAGATTTACAAGCGGCAAAAAATGCCAACATTAGTGGAATTGGTGTGCTTTGTGGCTATGGAAGCAAGCAAAGTTTAGAATCCTTTAATACCCCGCTTTGTAAAAACGCGTTAGAAGCAGTTGCGTTTGTGAAAAATAGTTTATCGTATTGA
- a CDS encoding MATE family efflux transporter encodes MAKNIDISKDSLTRLFFYFFIPNLCAMLALSTYSTFDGIFVGKAIGDKALAAIGVCWPVFPVLIAFELLFGMGAASIASYYLGRGQEHRARLMFSSVCYFAFFSSVILGFVLFCFVDFIALQLGANDEIAPFVVEYLRVIFLGSFIIVLHPLLDVFAINDKRPVLAMSAMIIGSVGNIILNYLFLFVFEMGIFGAALATILGHFMGMCILLTHFIFKKGKIYFVRAFDFHSLFASARNGVPQSFAELSVSFVMIFFNHLLKELGGSSALSVYSILLYSGTIIFTVILSCAQGVQPIASFNYGAREFARVKKIYLFVVAFATVCGLLLFGLFGVFDTHIISLFLREDTVYLLDSTSHAMHIYFLGYIFLGFNLVSSIFLQSIQRPLSSFIVTISTNLLFVVALLYILSAHFGIDGVWASYPLSFLCASFVTLGVIYYEFHKGALGAKN; translated from the coding sequence ATGGCAAAAAATATCGACATAAGCAAAGATTCCCTCACGCGCTTATTTTTTTACTTTTTTATCCCAAATCTCTGCGCTATGCTCGCGCTTTCCACCTATTCCACATTTGATGGAATCTTTGTAGGCAAAGCCATCGGCGACAAGGCGCTAGCGGCTATTGGCGTGTGCTGGCCTGTGTTTCCGGTATTAATTGCATTTGAGTTGCTTTTTGGTATGGGTGCAGCAAGCATTGCTTCGTATTATCTAGGCAGGGGGCAGGAGCATAGAGCGCGTCTTATGTTTAGCTCGGTGTGCTATTTTGCGTTTTTTAGTAGCGTTATTTTGGGTTTTGTGCTGTTTTGTTTTGTGGATTTTATAGCACTTCAGCTTGGAGCAAATGATGAAATCGCACCTTTTGTGGTGGAATATCTGCGTGTGATTTTTTTAGGCTCGTTTATTATCGTATTGCATCCGCTTTTAGATGTTTTTGCAATTAATGACAAACGCCCTGTTCTTGCGATGAGCGCGATGATAATAGGTTCTGTAGGGAATATCATCTTAAATTACCTCTTTTTGTTTGTGTTTGAAATGGGAATCTTTGGCGCCGCACTTGCTACGATTTTGGGGCATTTTATGGGAATGTGTATTTTACTCACGCATTTTATTTTCAAAAAAGGCAAGATTTATTTTGTGCGTGCTTTTGACTTCCATTCGCTTTTTGCTTCCGCTCGCAATGGCGTGCCCCAAAGCTTTGCAGAGCTAAGTGTGAGTTTTGTGATGATATTTTTTAACCACCTGCTTAAAGAGCTTGGCGGGAGCAGTGCGCTTTCTGTGTATAGTATTTTGCTTTATAGTGGGACGATTATTTTTACCGTGATTCTCTCGTGTGCGCAGGGTGTGCAGCCCATTGCGAGTTTTAATTATGGTGCGCGTGAGTTTGCGCGGGTAAAAAAAATCTATCTTTTTGTGGTGGCTTTTGCCACGGTGTGCGGACTTTTGCTTTTTGGGCTTTTTGGCGTGTTTGATACACATATCATTAGTCTTTTTTTACGCGAGGATACGGTGTATTTGCTAGATTCTACTTCGCATGCGATGCACATTTATTTTTTGGGTTATATCTTTTTGGGCTTTAATCTTGTGAGCTCGATTTTCTTGCAGTCAATCCAGCGCCCACTAAGCTCATTTATTGTGACAATTTCAACAAATCTTTTGTTTGTCGTGGCATTGCTTTATATTTTGAGCGCGCATTTTGGTATCGATGGGGTTTGGGCGAGCTACCCACTTTCATTTTTATGTGCCAGCTTTGTAACCCTTGGCGTGATATATTATGAGTTTCACAAAGGTGCGCTAGGTGCGAAAAATTAG
- a CDS encoding pseudouridine synthase family protein, which translates to MQKAYKLLAQAKNISHNHAKMLIDKGLVRANGVRLKLAREEIALDSRFEVQEIAKPQILYQNKDLLALEKPAFIESYELESFYKNDGFVLLHRLDRECSGVILLGREQSEFLEQAKLAFKKRQVYKEYRALVSRIIPEALTITKPITTHKKYGFAKSRIDKNGLEAITHIEPLAIHGKKSLLKVIIPTGRTHQIRVHLSSIAHPIVGDRIYGGIDYKRLLLHAHRIEILGYKITSTPPKELEL; encoded by the coding sequence ATGCAAAAGGCTTACAAACTCCTAGCACAGGCAAAAAATATCTCGCATAATCACGCAAAAATGCTTATTGATAAAGGACTTGTGCGCGCAAATGGCGTACGCTTGAAACTCGCGCGTGAAGAGATTGCGCTAGATTCTCGCTTTGAAGTGCAAGAGATTGCTAAACCACAGATTCTCTACCAAAACAAGGATTTGCTAGCCCTTGAAAAGCCCGCGTTTATAGAATCTTATGAGTTGGAATCTTTTTATAAAAATGATGGTTTTGTGCTATTACATCGGCTTGATAGAGAATGCAGCGGGGTGATTTTGCTAGGAAGAGAACAAAGTGAGTTTTTAGAGCAAGCAAAATTGGCGTTTAAAAAAAGGCAGGTGTATAAGGAATATCGCGCGCTTGTCTCTAGGATAATCCCAGAAGCACTCACCATCACAAAGCCTATCACAACACACAAAAAATATGGCTTTGCAAAATCACGCATTGACAAAAATGGCTTAGAAGCAATCACACATATCGAGCCTTTAGCGATACATGGCAAAAAAAGCTTGTTAAAGGTGATTATCCCAACAGGCAGGACGCATCAAATCCGCGTGCATCTAAGCAGTATAGCTCACCCGATAGTTGGAGATAGAATCTATGGTGGGATAGACTACAAACGCCTTTTACTACACGCTCATCGCATAGAAATTTTAGGGTATAAAATCACTTCCACACCACCAAAGGAATTGGAGCTTTAA